Proteins from a single region of Candidatus Poribacteria bacterium:
- the xylF gene encoding D-xylose ABC transporter substrate-binding protein, giving the protein MKYRSTINSKVYLKLLPIFCVLTVCLVMLFGCADPSAPKKNEEAGDTTAEKIKIGLSMDSLRVERWQKDRDIFTAEAEKLGAEVIVQSADGDERRQNEQAENMITQGVDVLVVIPKDSVAAAQIVQAAHAEGIKVVAYDRLIRESSPDLYISFDNEQVGYLQAEYLLRQKPKGNYFLLGGAPTDNNAQLLRKGQMRALQTAIDGGDIRLVAEGKHWAVNWDPRDALKKAEQVLTQTNNRVDAVVASNDGTAGGVIQALAGQNLAGRVIVSGQDAELAACQRIVKGTQTMTVYKPIHLIATKAAQAAVALAKGETLAEATQTVNNGKIDVPSILLTPIQVDKANLDEVVIKDGFHTREAVYQE; this is encoded by the coding sequence ATGAAGTACCGCTCGACTATTAATAGCAAGGTTTATCTGAAATTGCTCCCCATTTTCTGCGTTTTGACAGTGTGTCTCGTCATGTTATTCGGATGCGCGGATCCGAGTGCGCCGAAGAAAAATGAAGAGGCAGGCGATACTACTGCTGAGAAGATTAAAATCGGTTTGTCCATGGATTCGTTGCGTGTAGAACGGTGGCAGAAGGATCGTGATATTTTCACGGCTGAAGCGGAAAAACTGGGTGCCGAAGTTATCGTCCAATCTGCCGATGGCGATGAACGGCGGCAAAATGAGCAAGCAGAGAACATGATCACGCAGGGCGTGGATGTCCTCGTTGTTATTCCGAAGGATAGCGTCGCTGCCGCTCAAATCGTTCAAGCTGCGCATGCAGAAGGGATCAAAGTGGTCGCTTATGACCGGTTGATTCGCGAGAGTTCACCCGACCTCTATATCTCCTTTGACAACGAGCAGGTTGGGTATCTGCAAGCCGAATATCTGCTGCGTCAAAAACCGAAAGGTAATTATTTCCTCCTCGGTGGTGCGCCAACGGATAATAACGCGCAACTTCTACGGAAAGGGCAGATGCGCGCTTTGCAAACCGCGATTGACGGTGGCGACATCCGATTGGTAGCAGAAGGCAAACATTGGGCAGTCAATTGGGATCCGCGTGATGCGCTGAAGAAGGCGGAACAGGTGTTGACACAGACGAACAATAGGGTCGATGCTGTGGTTGCGTCTAACGATGGCACGGCAGGTGGTGTTATTCAAGCACTCGCAGGACAGAATCTGGCGGGGCGTGTAATCGTTTCAGGACAGGATGCCGAGCTTGCGGCGTGTCAACGGATCGTTAAAGGCACACAAACGATGACGGTCTATAAACCGATTCACCTTATTGCAACAAAGGCGGCACAAGCGGCTGTCGCACTCGCAAAAGGTGAAACGCTCGCTGAAGCCACACAGACAGTGAATAACGGTAAAATTGACGTTCCATCCATTTTGCTTACACCCATCCAAGTTGACAAAGCGAATCTCGATGAAGTTGTCATTAAAGATGGATTTCACACGCGTGAAGCCGTGTATCAGGAATAG
- a CDS encoding ABC transporter permease, translating to MPIFLFGVDTEGIGIGDRLSWVWYSDAYQNIIVIACLVAAGWLLRYAARQEHWRNAARQIRGNRLAMVCLFILLGYLLIGVLDSIQWRDPLIRQTDQVLTRNENGAVVYKPRSLSLLDRLCTPLRERTEKTYSAPLATRLYAKTNVQTADGRTIRDYPPLEHPRTHLLGTDKVGSDVFYRALKGVRTGLIIGGFTTLIAVPFAMLFGVIAGYFGGWVDDAVQYIYATLASIPSILLIVAFMLLFGQGLFNLCLIMGISSWTGLCRILRGETLKLRELEYIQAAEAFGVRRGLIILKHIIPNLMHIVLITAILRFSGLVLTEALLSYLQIGVDPTTGSWGNMINTARLELARDPIVWWNLTAAFAFMFGLVLPANLFGDAVRDALDPRLRTE from the coding sequence ATGCCTATTTTTTTATTCGGAGTGGATACTGAAGGCATCGGAATTGGTGACCGGCTGAGTTGGGTCTGGTATTCCGATGCGTATCAGAATATAATCGTTATTGCATGCCTTGTCGCTGCGGGGTGGCTTCTGCGATACGCCGCGCGGCAAGAGCATTGGCGGAATGCCGCGCGACAGATACGTGGCAACCGTCTTGCCATGGTTTGTCTGTTCATCCTCTTGGGGTATCTCCTCATCGGCGTATTGGATAGTATCCAGTGGCGCGACCCATTGATACGTCAGACGGATCAAGTGCTTACCCGAAACGAGAACGGTGCCGTCGTTTACAAACCGAGAAGTTTGAGCCTGCTTGATAGGCTTTGCACGCCGCTTCGCGAACGGACCGAGAAAACCTATTCCGCGCCTTTAGCGACCCGCCTATATGCTAAGACCAACGTTCAGACCGCTGATGGTCGAACAATTCGGGACTATCCACCGCTTGAACATCCGCGGACACATCTTTTGGGTACTGATAAGGTCGGCAGCGATGTCTTTTATCGTGCTTTAAAGGGGGTCCGTACCGGTCTCATTATCGGTGGGTTTACCACCCTGATTGCTGTGCCGTTTGCCATGCTTTTTGGTGTGATTGCGGGCTACTTCGGTGGTTGGGTAGATGATGCCGTTCAGTACATCTATGCTACGCTTGCTTCGATTCCGAGTATCCTACTCATTGTCGCTTTCATGCTCCTGTTTGGACAAGGTTTATTCAATCTCTGTCTTATTATGGGGATCAGCAGTTGGACGGGGTTGTGTCGTATCCTGCGCGGCGAAACTTTGAAACTCCGAGAATTGGAGTATATCCAAGCCGCTGAAGCCTTCGGTGTGCGGCGTGGACTCATTATTCTCAAGCATATCATTCCGAATCTCATGCATATCGTCCTGATTACTGCTATCCTACGATTTAGTGGATTGGTGTTGACGGAGGCGTTGCTGAGCTACCTCCAGATCGGTGTTGACCCGACGACTGGAAGTTGGGGGAACATGATTAACACGGCGCGTTTGGAACTTGCGCGCGATCCGATTGTGTGGTGGAATCTCACTGCAGCGTTTGCTTTTATGTTTGGGTTGGTGCTGCCTGCGAATCTGTTCGGTGATGCTGTCCGTGATGCTCTGGATCCAAGGTTGCGGACGGAGTAG